A stretch of Bacillus pseudomycoides DNA encodes these proteins:
- a CDS encoding NUDIX hydrolase — translation MGYIEELRKSVGTRPLILVGSAVIILNEQQEVLLQYRSDTYDWGVPGGAMELGETTEETARRELFEETGLETKMLQFLGVLSGKDVYYRYPNGDEIYNVIHLYQAHHVSGKIGLDEEGLDLKYFPAENLPNLNKTTEKILQKFLYALTE, via the coding sequence ATGGGGTATATCGAAGAGTTACGAAAATCAGTCGGTACAAGACCGTTAATTCTTGTAGGATCAGCAGTAATTATTTTAAATGAACAACAAGAGGTATTACTTCAATACCGTTCGGATACATATGATTGGGGTGTACCAGGTGGCGCGATGGAATTAGGAGAAACAACGGAAGAAACGGCTCGGCGAGAGCTTTTTGAAGAGACAGGATTAGAAACGAAGATGTTGCAGTTTCTTGGTGTTCTTTCTGGGAAAGATGTATATTATCGTTATCCCAATGGAGATGAAATTTATAATGTGATTCATCTATACCAAGCGCATCACGTGAGTGGAAAGATAGGGCTTGATGAAGAAGGGCTGGATCTCAAGTATTTTCCTGCTGAAAACTTACCGAATTTAAATAAAACAACAGAGAAAATTTTACAAAAATTCTTATACGCATTAACAGAATAG
- a CDS encoding DUF3928 family protein, with product MYTLKIVSDREAVYQFASYVRVVQGVKDVYVEAGEALYEHPLTKFYVHVTIEETYEKQKALQEIARLVELGRFTYVHYRNEEIEKAFEAVKYESFRK from the coding sequence ATGTACACATTAAAAATTGTATCAGATCGAGAAGCTGTTTATCAGTTTGCAAGTTATGTAAGGGTGGTCCAAGGGGTAAAGGATGTATATGTAGAGGCTGGAGAAGCTTTGTATGAACATCCACTTACAAAATTTTATGTCCATGTAACAATTGAAGAGACATATGAAAAGCAAAAAGCATTACAGGAAATTGCTCGATTAGTAGAATTAGGGCGTTTTACATATGTTCATTATCGAAATGAAGAGATTGAAAAGGCATTTGAAGCAGTTAAATATGAAAGTTTTCGAAAATAA
- a CDS encoding ImmA/IrrE family metallo-endopeptidase: MDPYVNICICIAPGSDITDDRIAKDLAVAESIWHPISFQIKDVIILNESFKFHDGEISYMDSVQNQPKVSSFFNTCSSEVPDCDIYICYIGSNYFREQSVIACAYSFVINQILTGYIILTNAASPMKNIYTLAHEIGHILFTRRIGGKLTHADPHSQIGSEHHPSPTNLMYPIVPRPDQVHIESLLTKEQRALSLQSSLLHREKQ, encoded by the coding sequence ATGGATCCGTACGTAAATATATGTATTTGCATTGCCCCAGGCTCCGATATTACAGACGATCGCATTGCCAAAGACTTAGCGGTTGCTGAATCAATATGGCACCCCATTTCATTTCAAATTAAAGATGTCATTATACTAAATGAATCATTTAAATTCCATGATGGTGAAATTAGCTATATGGATTCTGTCCAAAATCAACCTAAGGTTTCTTCCTTTTTTAACACTTGTTCATCAGAAGTTCCCGATTGTGATATTTATATTTGTTATATCGGAAGTAATTATTTTAGAGAACAATCGGTAATTGCATGTGCCTATTCATTCGTTATAAACCAAATCCTCACGGGCTATATTATTCTTACTAATGCCGCTTCTCCTATGAAAAACATATATACACTCGCCCATGAAATCGGTCATATTTTATTCACACGACGTATAGGAGGAAAACTTACGCATGCCGATCCCCACTCGCAAATCGGCTCTGAACACCATCCTTCTCCAACAAATCTCATGTATCCAATTGTCCCTCGCCCCGATCAAGTACACATTGAATCTTTATTAACAAAAGAACAGCGAGCATTATCTTTACAAAGTTCTTTATTACACAGAGAAAAACAGTAA
- a CDS encoding DUF1129 domain-containing protein, producing the protein MLSKESKRFIGETRTYLRVKGIKESDITSFLEDAELHLIEGEKQGKTVVDIFGDAPKEYAKQLAREMEVDKKENYSWLVYFIVNALAFTMMKSVFFSQVEHRLSYSSIELIGYPIMCAIGIMILIWGMRIAAFKRKGIEFIIMYITGSLYFLAIFSIALLNEFYGTTVIQFTTGQSYCIVAAIFLIAAFINIKIGGWFTLLYLMVPITIEYVFFKVDLSSVPGLYIKQFIFLAILFVLVLIHIKLEKRKVNI; encoded by the coding sequence ATGCTTTCAAAAGAATCAAAAAGATTCATTGGAGAAACACGTACTTACTTACGAGTAAAGGGAATAAAAGAATCGGACATTACTTCCTTTTTAGAAGATGCAGAGCTTCATTTAATAGAGGGTGAAAAACAAGGAAAGACGGTCGTTGATATTTTTGGGGATGCACCAAAAGAATATGCAAAACAGCTTGCTAGAGAGATGGAAGTTGATAAGAAGGAGAATTATAGTTGGTTAGTCTATTTCATTGTGAATGCATTGGCATTCACAATGATGAAGAGTGTATTTTTTAGTCAAGTAGAGCATCGTTTGTCATATTCTTCTATTGAACTAATTGGGTATCCGATTATGTGTGCTATAGGTATCATGATATTGATTTGGGGCATGAGAATAGCTGCTTTTAAACGTAAAGGAATTGAATTCATTATAATGTATATCACTGGGAGTTTGTATTTCTTAGCAATTTTTAGCATCGCATTATTAAATGAGTTTTATGGTACGACAGTTATACAATTTACTACCGGGCAAAGCTATTGTATTGTAGCTGCTATATTCCTCATAGCAGCATTTATTAATATAAAGATTGGTGGCTGGTTTACTCTGTTATATTTAATGGTTCCTATTACAATAGAGTATGTATTCTTCAAAGTAGATTTATCAAGTGTGCCAGGTCTGTATATAAAACAATTCATATTTTTAGCTATTTTATTTGTCCTTGTACTGATTCATATAAAATTAGAGAAAAGAAAAGTGAATATATAA
- a CDS encoding DUF1129 domain-containing protein: MLSTEARNFLLDMRMFLTAKGVKESDVESFLEDAKLHLIEGETDGKSVADIFGSSLKEYANELVKVMEKDRRESWKQIGYTVMNIVAFWIIASILIVNDSGKLQVSVVQCIGYGMALMIALVVPNLAFRKMAFRLHFSKQLFVQVLLMAVPLVLLGAVIILDIIYPTPMIELTQLQSYMIAGAIFIVTVVINVCFEGWYKVLYLVVPLSIMLVFKTFTSEDLIPMLFQIVCLYGSLFILIIIEFIMKANKRETAR, from the coding sequence ATGCTATCTACCGAAGCGAGAAATTTTTTATTAGATATGAGAATGTTTTTAACGGCAAAGGGTGTAAAAGAAAGTGATGTTGAGAGCTTTTTAGAAGATGCAAAGTTACATTTAATCGAAGGTGAAACGGACGGGAAAAGTGTAGCAGATATTTTTGGGAGTTCACTAAAAGAATATGCAAATGAACTCGTTAAAGTAATGGAAAAAGATCGAAGAGAGAGCTGGAAACAAATCGGATATACAGTGATGAATATTGTTGCGTTTTGGATTATTGCCTCTATCTTAATTGTAAATGATAGTGGGAAATTACAGGTTTCAGTCGTTCAGTGTATTGGTTATGGAATGGCATTAATGATTGCGCTTGTAGTACCCAATCTCGCTTTTCGTAAAATGGCTTTTCGATTACATTTTTCAAAACAATTGTTTGTCCAAGTGTTATTGATGGCAGTTCCACTGGTTTTATTAGGGGCAGTAATTATACTGGATATCATCTATCCTACACCAATGATTGAATTAACTCAGTTGCAGAGCTATATGATAGCAGGCGCAATCTTCATCGTAACAGTAGTTATAAACGTGTGCTTTGAAGGATGGTATAAAGTTTTATATTTAGTGGTTCCACTTTCTATTATGCTCGTCTTTAAAACATTTACATCAGAGGATTTAATTCCGATGTTATTTCAGATTGTGTGTTTGTATGGCAGTCTATTTATTCTTATTATTATTGAATTTATTATGAAGGCGAATAAAAGAGAGACAGCTAGATAA
- a CDS encoding PadR family transcriptional regulator, whose protein sequence is MSTSQMLKGILEGCLLAIISEGEIYGYEMSEKLAKYGFTMASEGSIYPLLIRMQKEGLIASTMKESPSGPKRKYYTLTEKGEDALDEFMERWEAMQSSVERLLEGKERRR, encoded by the coding sequence ATGTCGACCAGTCAAATGCTGAAAGGGATTTTAGAAGGCTGTCTCCTTGCGATTATTTCTGAAGGAGAGATATACGGATACGAAATGAGTGAAAAGCTAGCTAAGTATGGTTTCACAATGGCAAGTGAAGGTAGTATTTATCCGTTATTAATACGGATGCAAAAGGAAGGATTAATAGCAAGTACAATGAAGGAATCTCCATCTGGTCCAAAGCGAAAATATTATACATTAACAGAAAAAGGTGAAGATGCGCTAGATGAGTTTATGGAGCGCTGGGAAGCAATGCAAAGTAGTGTAGAGCGCTTGCTAGAAGGAAAGGAGAGACGACGATGA
- a CDS encoding 3-hydroxybutyrate dehydrogenase, whose amino-acid sequence MVSNRVVFLTGAASGIGYEMGNAFAKEGAKVVISDRLEDRAKEAAEQLRREGYEAIGLRCDVTSEQEISDAISETVTKFGSLDILINNAGMQHVSSIEEFPTNKFELLIQIMQIAPFIAIKHAFLIMKKQKYGRIINIASINGLVGFAGKAAYNSAKHGVIGLTKVAALEGATHGITVNALCPGYVDTPLVRNQLQDLATTRNVPLERVLEDVIYPLVPQKRLLAVEEIADYALFLASEKTKGVTGQAVVIDGGYTAQ is encoded by the coding sequence GTGGTTTCAAATCGTGTCGTCTTTTTAACAGGTGCTGCAAGTGGAATTGGTTATGAAATGGGAAATGCGTTTGCAAAAGAAGGAGCGAAAGTGGTGATTAGTGATCGCCTTGAAGATCGTGCGAAGGAAGCTGCTGAACAGTTACGCAGGGAAGGATATGAAGCAATAGGTCTAAGATGTGATGTTACATCTGAGCAAGAAATATCAGATGCGATTTCTGAAACTGTTACAAAATTCGGCTCACTTGATATATTAATTAATAACGCTGGTATGCAACACGTCTCATCAATTGAAGAGTTCCCAACCAATAAGTTCGAACTTCTTATTCAAATTATGCAAATCGCACCGTTCATCGCAATAAAACACGCTTTTCTAATTATGAAAAAGCAAAAGTATGGACGCATTATTAATATTGCCTCTATTAATGGGCTTGTCGGATTTGCTGGAAAAGCTGCCTATAATAGTGCAAAACACGGTGTGATTGGTTTAACAAAAGTTGCTGCTTTAGAAGGAGCTACACATGGAATTACGGTAAACGCCCTCTGTCCCGGCTATGTTGATACACCACTTGTTCGAAACCAACTCCAAGATTTAGCAACAACAAGAAATGTTCCACTAGAACGTGTATTAGAAGATGTTATTTATCCACTCGTACCACAAAAACGATTGTTAGCTGTGGAGGAAATTGCTGACTATGCTTTATTTTTAGCAAGTGAGAAAACAAAAGGAGTAACTGGTCAGGCTGTTGTCATTGATGGAGGTTATACAGCGCAGTAG
- a CDS encoding YvrJ family protein, giving the protein MEEWISMIGNVGFPIVVTVYLLHRIESKLDGVIVAIEKLPQQMTRYEAPHETK; this is encoded by the coding sequence ATGGAGGAATGGATATCTATGATCGGTAATGTTGGGTTTCCAATTGTTGTAACGGTATATTTACTGCATCGCATTGAAAGTAAATTAGATGGTGTAATTGTTGCGATTGAGAAATTACCACAACAAATGACAAGATATGAAGCTCCGCATGAAACGAAGTGA
- the mtnA gene encoding S-methyl-5-thioribose-1-phosphate isomerase — MAVLNQTRLPHVVEYKTLTSIEDVWKSIVMLEVRGAPAIGITAAFGLALAAKKHSATNIADFEKQFKRDCNYLATSRPTAVNLFWAIDRMAASIKQVTTIKEAIKILEEEEALKIQQEDESVCRSIGEHALTRFKDGDSILTICNAGSIATARYGTALAPFYIGKEQGVNLRAYACETRPVLQGSRLTAWELQQAGVDVTLITDNMAAHVIRTKNIAAVIVGADRIVANGDTANKIGTLNLAILAKYFHIPFYVAAPLSTFDITKETGDEIVIEERDESEVTKVFGKQIAPEGVGVYNPAFDVTPYGLITGIITEKGILQGDYAVEIASLLEKTS; from the coding sequence ATTGCAGTATTAAATCAAACGAGATTACCGCATGTTGTAGAATATAAAACGTTAACTAGTATTGAAGATGTGTGGAAAAGTATTGTTATGTTAGAAGTGCGAGGAGCACCTGCAATTGGTATTACCGCAGCTTTCGGGTTAGCACTTGCAGCAAAAAAGCATAGTGCTACGAATATCGCTGACTTTGAAAAACAATTCAAAAGAGATTGTAATTATTTAGCAACATCACGTCCAACCGCTGTTAATTTATTTTGGGCAATTGATCGTATGGCAGCTTCTATCAAGCAGGTAACAACGATTAAAGAAGCAATAAAAATATTAGAAGAAGAAGAAGCACTTAAAATTCAGCAAGAAGATGAAAGTGTATGCCGCAGCATCGGAGAGCATGCTTTAACTAGATTTAAAGATGGAGATTCTATTTTAACGATTTGTAATGCTGGGAGTATTGCCACCGCACGTTATGGAACAGCGCTAGCTCCGTTTTATATTGGGAAAGAACAAGGGGTGAATTTACGCGCTTATGCGTGTGAAACAAGGCCGGTTTTGCAAGGGTCTCGCCTTACTGCATGGGAATTACAACAAGCTGGTGTGGATGTAACGCTTATTACAGATAATATGGCAGCCCATGTGATTCGAACAAAAAATATCGCTGCCGTTATTGTGGGAGCAGACAGAATTGTTGCAAACGGTGATACAGCAAATAAAATAGGGACTTTGAATTTAGCTATACTAGCAAAATATTTTCATATTCCTTTTTATGTTGCTGCACCGCTTTCTACATTTGATATTACGAAGGAAACAGGGGATGAAATTGTGATTGAAGAGCGAGATGAATCTGAAGTTACAAAGGTTTTTGGAAAACAAATTGCTCCAGAGGGTGTCGGTGTTTATAATCCTGCATTTGATGTAACTCCTTATGGTCTTATTACTGGGATTATTACTGAAAAGGGAATTCTACAAGGGGATTATGCTGTAGAGATTGCTTCATTACTTGAAAAAACAAGCTAA
- the mtnK gene encoding S-methyl-5-thioribose kinase, with product MGYRSLTEETAVQYAKENGYFGEKAKVICHEIGDGNLNYVFRLQDGERSIIVKQALPYAKVVGESWPLSLRRATIESQALQVFAKYVPEYVPKVYGHDEELAVTVMEDLSALTITRKGLIEGEAYPLLSGHIGRFLAYVLFYTSDFGLLAEDKRVLDGKFVNPDLCKITEDLVFTDPFGNYETNDYEKDLQPVLDELWCDKKLKLQVAQYKYKFLTRKEALIHGDLHTGSIFASPSETKVIDPEFATFGPLGFDLGQFIANLLLNALSREGEKRNVLFYHIEKTWSDFVEVFTKLWVLEGVEPYTKEKQWLAIVLQNIFADAVGFAGCEIIRRTIGLAHVADLDGIQDENRRIQAKKHALYLGRELLLHEKTGADTRLFQTLFQYIVSGGVKA from the coding sequence ATGGGATATCGTTCATTAACAGAAGAAACAGCAGTTCAGTATGCAAAAGAGAATGGATATTTTGGAGAAAAAGCAAAGGTAATTTGCCATGAAATAGGAGATGGGAATTTAAATTATGTATTCCGGCTCCAGGATGGAGAACGTAGTATCATTGTAAAGCAAGCTCTTCCATATGCAAAAGTCGTTGGGGAAAGCTGGCCACTTTCGTTAAGAAGAGCCACAATTGAAAGTCAAGCTTTACAAGTTTTTGCAAAATATGTACCGGAATATGTTCCGAAAGTATATGGTCATGATGAAGAGTTAGCTGTGACAGTAATGGAAGATTTATCGGCTCTTACAATTACTCGTAAAGGGTTGATTGAAGGGGAAGCTTATCCACTTTTATCTGGGCATATTGGACGCTTTTTAGCATATGTTCTTTTTTATACTTCAGATTTTGGATTATTAGCAGAAGATAAAAGGGTGCTAGATGGAAAGTTTGTCAATCCTGATCTCTGTAAAATTACAGAAGATCTCGTATTTACAGATCCATTTGGGAACTATGAAACAAACGATTATGAGAAAGACTTGCAACCTGTTTTAGATGAGCTTTGGTGTGATAAAAAATTAAAGTTACAGGTAGCACAGTATAAATATAAATTTTTAACGAGAAAAGAAGCATTAATTCATGGTGATTTACATACAGGTAGTATTTTTGCATCACCTTCTGAAACAAAGGTAATTGATCCGGAATTTGCAACATTTGGACCACTGGGATTTGATCTTGGTCAATTTATTGCAAATTTATTGTTAAATGCACTATCAAGAGAAGGCGAGAAACGAAATGTGTTATTCTATCATATTGAAAAAACATGGAGTGATTTTGTAGAAGTATTTACAAAGTTGTGGGTACTAGAAGGGGTCGAACCATATACAAAGGAGAAACAATGGCTTGCAATTGTACTGCAAAATATTTTTGCTGATGCAGTTGGATTTGCGGGTTGTGAAATCATTCGCCGAACAATTGGATTGGCACATGTAGCAGATTTAGATGGAATTCAGGATGAGAATAGAAGAATTCAAGCTAAAAAGCATGCATTATATTTAGGGAGAGAACTATTGTTACATGAAAAGACAGGTGCGGATACTCGATTGTTTCAAACGTTATTTCAATATATCGTTTCAGGAGGAGTAAAAGCATGA
- a CDS encoding carbon-nitrogen family hydrolase produces MKVVTILVTNDITFPSFCKEKIIENGADKMKVACIQMDIAFGDVNTNIENAKKKIGEAMQRKPDVIVLPELWTTGYDLKRLPEIADEGGIQTKELLSEWAKQFAVNIVGGSVAKQTKQGVTNTMYVVNREGEVQNEYSKVHLFQLMDEHKYLIAGDGTGEFTLDDVQCGGVVCYDIRFPEWMRVYTVRGAKVLFVVAEWPLVRLSHWRLLLQARAVENQCYVIACNRVGEDPNNVFAGHSLIVDPWGEIVAEAGEEESILHGNLELEKIKEVRKGIPVFVDRRPELYK; encoded by the coding sequence TTGAAAGTTGTTACAATTCTAGTGACAAATGATATAACCTTTCCAAGTTTTTGTAAAGAAAAAATAATTGAAAATGGGGCGGATAAAATGAAAGTCGCATGTATTCAAATGGATATTGCTTTTGGTGATGTGAACACAAATATTGAAAATGCAAAGAAAAAAATAGGAGAAGCGATGCAAAGAAAACCAGACGTTATCGTATTACCAGAACTTTGGACGACTGGTTATGATTTAAAACGACTTCCTGAAATTGCAGATGAAGGAGGAATACAAACGAAAGAACTTCTATCAGAATGGGCGAAGCAATTTGCGGTGAATATTGTTGGGGGTTCTGTTGCAAAGCAAACAAAACAAGGTGTTACGAATACGATGTATGTTGTGAATCGCGAAGGTGAAGTGCAAAATGAATATAGTAAAGTACATTTGTTCCAGTTAATGGACGAACATAAGTATTTAATAGCTGGTGATGGAACCGGTGAGTTCACGTTAGATGATGTGCAGTGCGGTGGGGTCGTTTGTTACGATATTCGTTTTCCCGAGTGGATGCGTGTTTATACCGTCAGAGGAGCAAAGGTGTTATTCGTTGTAGCAGAATGGCCACTTGTTCGCTTATCTCATTGGCGTTTGCTCCTTCAAGCAAGAGCGGTTGAAAATCAATGTTATGTCATTGCATGCAATAGAGTTGGTGAGGATCCAAACAATGTGTTTGCTGGCCATTCTCTTATTGTTGATCCGTGGGGGGAAATTGTAGCAGAAGCAGGAGAAGAAGAATCTATTTTGCATGGAAATTTAGAGTTAGAAAAAATTAAGGAAGTGCGTAAGGGAATTCCTGTCTTTGTTGATCGACGTCCAGAATTATATAAATAA
- a CDS encoding pyridoxal phosphate-dependent aminotransferase translates to MKHFQTSRVVTSLPTQFFASLVAKVNKVVEAGHDVINLGQGNPDQPTPPHIVTTLQRAAAKTIHHKYPPFRGHESLKTAVATFYEREYGVKVNPKTEVAILFGGKAGLVELPLCFTNHGDTILVPDPGYPDYLSGVALAKAEFETMPLLAENDFLPDYTKIDDSIAKQAKLMFLNYPNNPTGAIASKEFFEETITFANENNILVVHDFAYGAIGFDGNKPTSFLQANGAKDVGIEIYTLSKTFNMAGWRIAFAIGNESVIETINLLQDHMYVSIFGAVQEAAREALLSSQSCVTELVDRYESRRNALISACQSIGWNVVAPKGSFFAWLPVPDGFSSEQFADILLEQAHVAVAPGVGFGEHGEGYVRIGLLHTEERLQEAVQRIQKLKIFKKPLTP, encoded by the coding sequence ATGAAACATTTTCAAACTTCCAGGGTTGTAACATCCTTACCAACACAGTTTTTCGCTTCACTTGTTGCAAAAGTTAACAAAGTGGTTGAAGCAGGTCACGATGTTATTAATCTAGGGCAAGGCAATCCAGATCAACCAACACCGCCGCATATCGTAACAACTTTACAACGTGCAGCAGCAAAAACAATTCATCATAAATATCCGCCATTTCGCGGACATGAAAGCTTAAAAACAGCCGTTGCAACGTTCTATGAACGTGAATATGGGGTCAAAGTAAACCCTAAAACAGAAGTAGCTATTTTATTTGGCGGTAAAGCGGGTCTTGTAGAATTACCACTTTGTTTTACTAACCATGGTGATACAATTCTTGTACCAGATCCAGGATATCCCGATTATTTATCAGGCGTCGCTTTAGCAAAAGCCGAGTTTGAAACGATGCCGTTATTAGCAGAAAATGATTTTTTACCAGATTACACTAAAATCGATGATTCTATTGCCAAACAAGCGAAATTAATGTTTTTAAATTATCCTAATAATCCAACTGGTGCGATTGCATCAAAAGAGTTCTTTGAGGAAACAATTACATTTGCAAATGAAAATAATATTTTAGTGGTTCACGACTTTGCTTATGGAGCAATTGGTTTTGATGGTAACAAGCCAACTAGCTTCTTACAAGCAAATGGCGCGAAAGATGTTGGCATTGAAATTTATACATTATCCAAAACATTTAATATGGCTGGTTGGCGCATCGCCTTTGCTATCGGTAACGAAAGTGTAATTGAAACAATCAATTTATTGCAAGATCATATGTATGTCAGCATTTTTGGCGCTGTACAAGAGGCTGCTCGTGAGGCGCTATTAAGTTCACAATCTTGTGTAACTGAACTAGTTGATCGTTATGAATCTAGAAGAAATGCCCTTATTTCAGCTTGTCAATCAATCGGCTGGAATGTAGTCGCACCAAAAGGCTCTTTTTTCGCTTGGCTTCCCGTTCCCGATGGTTTTTCATCTGAACAGTTTGCCGATATATTACTAGAACAAGCACATGTAGCAGTTGCACCTGGAGTCGGGTTCGGCGAGCACGGCGAAGGCTACGTTCGTATTGGATTATTACATACAGAAGAGCGACTACAAGAAGCTGTTCAACGAATCCAGAAATTAAAAATTTTCAAAAAACCATTGACACCCTAA
- the mtnW gene encoding 2,3-diketo-5-methylthiopentyl-1-phosphate enolase — protein MSGITATYLIHDDSHNLNQKAEQIALGLTVGSWTHLPHLLQEQLKQHKGNVIHVEELEEQNHINTYLGKKVTRGLIKIHYPSINFSPDLPAILTTTFGKLSLDGEVKLIDLTFSDDLKKHFPGPRFGIEGIRDLLHIQERPLLMSIFKGMIGRNIGYLKTQLRDQAIGGVDIVKDDEISFENSLTPLTKRIHAGKEVLQSVYETYGHKTLYAVNLTGRTYDLKENAKRAIEYGADILLFNVFAYGLDVLQSLAEDKDISIPIMAHPAVSGAYASSKLYGFSSPLLLGKLLRYAGADFSLFPSPYGSVALEKEETLLITKALVGEEETLKRSFPVPSAGIHPGFVPFILRDFGKDVVINAGGGIHGHSSGAKGGGKAFRAAIDATLERTPLHEVSNTDLHAALQLWGNPSREVKL, from the coding sequence ATGAGCGGAATAACAGCAACCTATTTAATCCATGATGATTCTCATAATTTAAACCAAAAAGCAGAACAAATTGCTCTCGGTTTAACAGTTGGTTCATGGACTCATCTGCCACATTTATTACAAGAACAATTAAAACAACATAAAGGCAACGTCATTCACGTCGAAGAGTTGGAAGAACAAAATCATATAAATACGTATCTTGGAAAAAAAGTAACACGTGGGCTCATTAAAATTCATTATCCATCAATAAATTTCAGTCCTGATCTACCGGCAATTTTAACAACAACTTTCGGAAAATTATCATTAGATGGTGAAGTTAAACTCATTGATTTAACATTTTCAGATGACTTAAAAAAACATTTCCCTGGTCCTAGGTTTGGCATTGAAGGAATTCGAGACCTCTTACATATTCAAGAACGTCCACTTCTGATGAGCATTTTCAAAGGAATGATTGGACGTAATATAGGATATTTAAAAACCCAATTACGTGATCAAGCAATTGGTGGTGTAGATATTGTAAAAGATGATGAAATTTCATTTGAAAACTCATTAACACCACTTACAAAACGAATTCATGCTGGAAAAGAAGTATTGCAATCTGTATATGAAACATATGGTCATAAGACTTTATATGCAGTGAATTTAACGGGACGTACTTATGATTTAAAAGAAAATGCAAAACGAGCAATCGAATACGGTGCAGATATCCTACTTTTTAATGTATTCGCGTATGGATTAGATGTACTACAATCACTTGCAGAAGATAAAGATATTTCTATTCCCATCATGGCTCACCCTGCTGTTAGCGGTGCTTATGCATCATCAAAATTATATGGGTTTTCTTCACCATTATTACTTGGAAAATTGCTTCGTTATGCTGGTGCGGATTTCTCTTTATTCCCATCACCTTACGGCAGCGTTGCACTTGAAAAAGAAGAAACGCTTCTTATTACAAAAGCACTCGTTGGTGAAGAAGAAACCTTAAAACGAAGCTTCCCTGTTCCATCAGCTGGCATTCATCCTGGCTTTGTTCCATTTATCCTTCGCGACTTTGGCAAGGATGTTGTCATTAATGCAGGTGGTGGTATTCACGGTCATTCAAGCGGAGCAAAAGGCGGGGGAAAAGCATTTCGAGCAGCAATTGATGCCACTCTAGAAAGAACACCATTGCATGAAGTAAGTAACACCGATTTACATGCTGCACTGCAATTATGGGGGAATCCATCTCGCGAGGTGAAACTATGA
- a CDS encoding 2-hydroxy-3-keto-5-methylthiopentenyl-1-phosphate phosphatase codes for MSIQIFCDFDGTITNNDNIVSIMENFAPPKAEEIKRRILSQDLSIQDGVSQLFKLLPTTLHDNIIKFLKETANIRTGFEEFLQFINENNISFYVISGGMDFFVHPLLAGLVPENRIYCNLTDFSEEYIEVKWPHPCDEHCNYHCGLCKSTLIRQLSCNDDFHIVIGDSITDLQAAKQADKVFARDFLITKCEEHHIPYTPFETFYNIQTELRHLLEVRL; via the coding sequence ATGAGTATTCAAATCTTTTGTGACTTCGATGGAACCATTACAAATAACGATAATATCGTTTCCATTATGGAAAATTTTGCACCACCAAAAGCAGAGGAAATAAAACGAAGGATATTATCACAAGATCTTTCTATTCAAGACGGTGTCTCACAACTTTTCAAATTATTGCCAACGACTTTGCATGATAATATCATCAAGTTCCTAAAAGAAACAGCTAATATACGCACTGGTTTTGAAGAATTTTTACAGTTTATAAATGAAAATAACATTTCTTTTTATGTTATTTCTGGAGGAATGGATTTTTTCGTTCATCCTCTCTTAGCAGGACTCGTTCCAGAAAACCGAATTTATTGTAACTTGACTGATTTTTCCGAAGAATACATCGAAGTGAAATGGCCACACCCTTGCGATGAACATTGTAATTATCATTGCGGTCTTTGTAAATCAACATTAATTCGACAGCTTAGTTGTAACGATGATTTTCATATTGTAATAGGCGACTCCATCACAGATTTACAAGCAGCCAAACAAGCGGATAAAGTGTTCGCCCGGGATTTTCTTATTACAAAATGTGAAGAACACCATATCCCTTATACACCTTTTGAAACATTTTATAATATTCAAACTGAATTACGGCACTTGTTGGAGGTAAGGCTATGA